From a single Silene latifolia isolate original U9 population chromosome 6, ASM4854445v1, whole genome shotgun sequence genomic region:
- the LOC141587061 gene encoding UBP1-associated protein 2C-like, which produces MDASKKRKADENGTVITTDQPETLTQEDSRKLLEPFTHEQLLTLLTTAVTTHPDLLSAARAVADADVSRRKLFVRGLGPETTTDSLKSLFSSYGELEEAVVITDKATAKSKGYGFVTFKHVDGALLALRQPSKRIDGRMTVTHLASAGRAPSGEDQATRKIYIGNVPYEVSAERLLDYFLVFGDIEEGPLGFDKQGGKTRGFAFFVYKTEEGARCALMEPMKVIDGHTVMCKLAEDGKKGKVGIPMGNNSGPIGEGMGDRMGQNPMNSSYGPPSSGNYSSYGPGPGSMGGQPGGGAGYTTQIGGAYNAGLHFGGPGSGDFGSYRMPPPVSMPPPSGGPYSQESGGGYTSGYMGHNAPPPQGPPGPMYQRMPPYF; this is translated from the coding sequence aTGGACGCCTCTAAGAAACGCAAAGCCGACGAAAACGGCACCGTAATCACCACCGACCAACCCGAAACCCTAACCCAAGAAGACTCCCGTAAACTTCTCGAACCCTTCACTCACGAACAACTCCTTACTCTCCTCACCACCGCCGTTACCACCCACCCCGACCTCCTCTCCGCCGCACGCGCCGTCGCAGATGCCGACGTCTCCCGCCGTAAGCTATTCGTCCGCGGTCTCGGCCCAGAAACCACTACGGACTCTCTCAAGTCCCTTTTCTCCTCCTACGGCGAACTCGAGGAGGCCGTTGTTATAACTGATAAGGCTACTGCGAAATCTAAAGGGTATGGTTTTGTCACTTTCAAGCACGTTGACGGCGCGTTGCTTGCGTTGCGTCAGCCTAGCAAGCGTATTGATGGGAGGATGACTGTTACTCATCTCGCCTCTGCGGGCCGGGCACCCAGCGGCGAGGACCAGGCTACTAGGAAGATTTATATTGGGAACGTGCCGTATGAGGTTTCTGCTGAGAGGCTGTTGGATTACTTTCTTGTGTTTGGGGATATCGAGGAGGGGCCGCTAGGGTTTGATAAGCAGGGCGGAAAGACGAGAGGGTTTGCGTTTTTCGTGTATAAGACCGAGGAAGGCGCTCGCTGCGCGTTGATGGAACCGATGAAGGTGATTGACGGCCACACTGTTATGTGCAAGTTGGCTGAGGATGGAAAGAAGGGTAAAGTTGGTATTCCTATGGGGAACAATTCGGGTCCAATAGGCGAGGGCATGGGCGACAGGATGGGGCAGAACCCGATGAATTCGAGTTATGGACCGCCAAGTTCTGGGAATTATTCTAGCTATGGGCCGGGTCCTGGTAGTATGGGTGGACAACCAGGGGGTGGTGCTGGATATACTACGCAGATAGGTGGGGCGTATAATGCTGGGCTGCATTTTGGTGGGCCGGGTTCTGGGGATTTTGGGAGTTATAGGATGCCTCCTCCAGTTTCTATGCCGCCCCCGTCTGGTGGGCCCTACTCTCAGGAGAGTGGTGGTGGATATACGTCTGGCTACATGGGACATAATGCCCCTCCTCCTCAAGGCCCTCCCGGTCCAATGTACCAAAGAATGCCACCTTATTTCTGA